One part of the Candidatus Tanganyikabacteria bacterium genome encodes these proteins:
- a CDS encoding Flp family type IVb pilin, which translates to MTTLKALIQDENGQSMVEYGIIVAVIAAICIGAYRQIGTTINTKLDTLIKNMK; encoded by the coding sequence ATGACGACGCTGAAAGCCCTCATCCAGGACGAAAACGGCCAGAGCATGGTCGAGTACGGCATCATCGTCGCCGTCATCGCGGCCATCTGCATTGGCGCCTACCGCCAGATCGGCACGACCATCAACACCAAGCTCGACACGCTGATCAAGAACATGAAGTAG
- a CDS encoding type IV pilus twitching motility protein PilT: MNILDFLRTAVQKRASDIHIKVGNPPILRIDGRIVPTEYKPLTPADTRQALYSLMSADQRTRFENDRELDISLTIEGLSRFRVNVYFEQGNIGAVMRVIPIRTPTIDGLNLPPVIKKLALERQGLVLVTGPTGSGKTTTLASMIEFVNTTKDVHILTIEDPIEFVYTSKKSVITQRELGMDTLSFPNAIKYALRQDPDVILVGEMRDAETINAAVHAAETGHLVLSTLHTTDAVQTVTRVINTFPPHEQEGIRHQLATILRGSISQRLVPTSSGLGRVASVEVLVSTPTVSDLVFKNEIDGLYQVISAGAMDGMQSMNMSLFNLFQEDAISLDDALSYSENPNELQRMMRGAFHGSGSTFQHGMT, translated from the coding sequence ATGAACATTCTCGATTTCTTGCGCACCGCCGTGCAGAAGCGGGCCTCCGACATCCACATCAAGGTCGGCAACCCGCCCATCCTGCGCATCGACGGGCGCATCGTCCCGACCGAGTACAAGCCGCTGACGCCCGCGGACACCCGTCAGGCGCTGTACTCGCTGATGAGCGCCGATCAGCGCACTCGCTTCGAGAACGACCGCGAGCTGGACATTTCCCTGACGATCGAGGGCCTGTCGCGCTTCCGCGTCAACGTCTACTTCGAGCAGGGCAACATCGGGGCGGTCATGCGCGTCATCCCCATCCGCACGCCGACGATCGACGGCCTCAACCTGCCGCCGGTCATCAAGAAGCTGGCGCTCGAGCGCCAGGGCCTTGTGCTGGTGACGGGGCCGACCGGATCGGGCAAGACCACGACGCTCGCCTCGATGATCGAGTTCGTCAACACCACCAAGGACGTCCACATCCTGACCATCGAGGACCCGATCGAGTTCGTCTACACTTCGAAGAAGTCGGTCATCACGCAGCGCGAACTTGGTATGGACACACTTTCGTTCCCCAATGCCATCAAGTACGCCCTGCGCCAGGACCCCGACGTCATCCTGGTCGGCGAGATGCGCGACGCCGAGACGATCAACGCCGCGGTGCACGCGGCCGAGACGGGCCACCTGGTGCTCTCGACGCTCCACACCACCGACGCCGTCCAGACCGTCACCCGCGTCATCAACACCTTCCCGCCCCACGAGCAGGAAGGCATCCGCCACCAGCTGGCGACCATCCTGCGCGGATCCATCTCGCAGCGCCTGGTCCCGACGAGCAGCGGCCTGGGCCGCGTCGCGTCGGTCGAGGTGCTGGTCTCGACGCCCACGGTCTCCGACCTGGTCTTCAAGAACGAAATCGACGGCCTCTACCAGGTCATCTCCGCGGGCGCGATGGACGGCATGCAGTCGATGAACATGTCGCTCTTCAACCTCTTCCAGGAGGACGCCATCTCGCTCGACGACGCCCTCTCGTACTCCGAGAACCCCAACGAGCTGCAGCGGATGATGCGCGGCGCCTTCCACGGCTCCGGTTCGACGTTCCAGCACGGCATGACCTAG